The following are encoded in a window of Flavobacterium cupriresistens genomic DNA:
- a CDS encoding histidine kinase: protein MMIGNRLVFLLFFITLFLAPKTYSQSDLDFDAIDSVIYRNQTNRYSWCKNQLDILKDKNKDFPKISQVIYAKSAEFMASRNLDVLAEMEMRKALAICDNGKCYPEKGIVNIINAEYYFDHDKIVKALEIILQNNLQLEEHAPYSTVLSDSYFQTVRYYNSLESFEKAKVFLKKTIEHSKKINYKINLSRIFNQYGIILRKQRIPIEALKYFRLSIKNDKLNKNFNLHSLTYNNMASVYIDLKNYDSAYFCLKTSLKYVSKGYVPYTDLNSLEASINKRMALVFERKTMIDSALYYGKKSLGYYSSNSYFLNDQESLYRILSECYEKKMMLDSALYYQKLELKEFKSVRFLEKKDLVDRTTEQARIKHQSEDIKLLNDKNQLEQEVFQSERIIVFVIMLLIGLILYGFYRKNIVRQQQTALQLEQKVLRSQMNPHFIFNALVAIQNSMMDSDILVSASHVAKFAKLIRQNFDFTQKEYITLEEDLGALKNYISVQKMRFGESFDCFIEYENVEIETILVPPLMLQPFVENAIEIGFKGIEELGILKIKIFNISEKRIGFCISDNGVGYKVVEDDKLHSTEVFRARLFLHNSQDLKSFTVVSRPDFEGTKIEFKYTIKYV, encoded by the coding sequence ATGATGATTGGAAATAGATTAGTTTTTCTTCTTTTTTTTATAACTCTATTTTTAGCGCCTAAAACATATAGTCAGTCGGATTTGGATTTTGATGCAATAGATAGTGTAATTTATAGAAACCAAACCAACCGATATTCATGGTGTAAAAATCAGTTAGATATACTTAAAGATAAAAACAAAGATTTCCCAAAGATATCGCAAGTTATTTACGCAAAATCGGCTGAGTTTATGGCATCAAGAAACTTAGATGTTTTGGCCGAAATGGAAATGAGAAAAGCGCTAGCCATTTGTGACAATGGGAAATGTTATCCGGAAAAGGGTATTGTTAATATTATTAATGCTGAATATTATTTTGATCATGATAAAATTGTAAAAGCGTTGGAAATTATCCTTCAAAATAATCTTCAACTTGAAGAGCACGCCCCCTATTCGACAGTACTGTCTGATAGTTATTTTCAGACAGTAAGATACTATAACAGTTTAGAATCTTTTGAAAAAGCAAAAGTGTTTTTAAAGAAAACTATTGAGCATTCTAAAAAAATCAACTATAAAATCAATTTGTCAAGAATCTTCAATCAATATGGAATTATATTAAGAAAACAGAGAATACCTATAGAAGCGCTGAAATATTTTAGGTTATCTATTAAAAACGATAAGTTGAATAAAAATTTTAATCTGCACAGTTTAACTTATAATAACATGGCTTCTGTATATATTGATTTGAAAAATTATGATAGTGCTTATTTTTGCTTAAAGACGTCATTAAAGTATGTCTCAAAGGGGTATGTTCCGTATACCGATTTGAATAGTCTCGAGGCCAGTATAAATAAAAGAATGGCATTAGTTTTTGAAAGAAAAACAATGATAGACAGTGCTCTATATTATGGTAAAAAGTCTTTAGGTTACTATTCAAGTAATAGTTATTTTTTAAACGATCAAGAAAGCTTGTATAGAATTCTTTCTGAATGTTACGAAAAGAAAATGATGCTGGATAGTGCCTTATATTATCAAAAACTAGAATTAAAAGAGTTTAAAAGTGTGCGATTTTTAGAAAAAAAAGATCTGGTGGACAGGACTACGGAGCAAGCGAGGATTAAACATCAGAGTGAAGATATTAAGTTATTGAATGACAAGAACCAGCTAGAACAAGAGGTATTCCAGAGTGAACGTATTATAGTATTTGTAATCATGTTGCTGATAGGGCTTATCTTGTACGGCTTTTATCGTAAAAATATTGTAAGACAACAACAAACTGCGCTGCAGTTGGAGCAGAAAGTATTGAGATCACAGATGAATCCTCACTTTATATTTAATGCCCTTGTTGCGATTCAGAACTCAATGATGGATTCTGATATATTAGTATCAGCTTCCCACGTAGCAAAATTTGCAAAGCTCATAAGACAGAACTTTGATTTTACGCAAAAAGAATATATTACGTTAGAGGAAGATTTGGGGGCGTTAAAAAATTATATATCAGTCCAAAAAATGAGGTTTGGGGAAAGTTTTGATTGTTTTATAGAATATGAAAATGTCGAGATTGAGACTATTTTAGTTCCGCCTTTAATGTTGCAACCTTTTGTAGAAAATGCTATAGAAATTGGTTTTAAAGGAATTGAAGAATTAGGGATTCTAAAGATAAAGATATTTAATATTTCTGAGAAAAGAATTGGTTTTTGTATTTCGGATAACGGGGTTGGCTATAAGGTGGTTGAAGACGATAAGTTACATTCCACAGAAGTTTTTAGAGCCAGGCTCTTTCTGCACAATAGCCAAGATTTGAAAAGTTTTACGGTTGTGTCCAGACCGGATTTTGAAGGAACTAAAATTGAATTTAAATACACAATAAAATATGTATAA